The following coding sequences lie in one Terriglobales bacterium genomic window:
- the truA gene encoding tRNA pseudouridine(38-40) synthase TruA yields the protein MSRNFKVTLAYDGADFFGWQVQPDRRTIQGELADAIRRVTGEQVLPHGSGRTDAGVHALGQVASFALASPIPAPNLLIALNHTLPPSIRVLGVEEVAHDFHARHSAKAKTYEYRIYRGDICPPFLARYVHHHPYPLNEEAMGRAAEFVIGEYDFTSFAAVDPERGKDDEQIDNVRTIFSSSWQREEEIFTYRVRGDGFLHHMVRNLVGTFLLVGKGSLGAEAIPKIIAAKSRSQAGPTAPAEGLFLVNVEY from the coding sequence ATGTCCCGCAATTTCAAAGTGACCCTGGCCTACGACGGCGCCGATTTCTTCGGTTGGCAGGTTCAGCCGGATCGCCGCACGATTCAGGGCGAGCTTGCGGATGCGATTCGTCGCGTCACGGGAGAACAGGTTCTGCCGCACGGCTCCGGGCGCACGGATGCCGGCGTTCACGCGCTTGGTCAAGTCGCGAGCTTCGCGCTGGCAAGTCCCATTCCGGCACCGAATCTGCTTATTGCTCTGAATCACACGTTGCCGCCGTCGATCCGCGTGCTTGGAGTCGAGGAAGTTGCGCATGATTTTCATGCGCGGCACTCAGCGAAGGCGAAGACCTACGAATACCGCATCTATCGCGGCGACATCTGCCCGCCGTTTCTGGCTCGCTACGTTCATCATCATCCGTATCCGCTGAACGAGGAGGCGATGGGCCGGGCGGCGGAGTTTGTGATCGGCGAGTATGACTTCACCAGCTTCGCCGCCGTTGATCCCGAACGTGGGAAAGACGACGAACAGATCGATAACGTGCGTACCATCTTCTCTTCATCTTGGCAGCGTGAGGAAGAGATATTCACCTATCGAGTTCGCGGCGATGGATTCCTGCACCACATGGTCCGTAATCTGGTGGGGACGTTTCTATTAGTCGGGAAGGGGAGTCTCGGCGCTGAAGCGATTCCGAAGATTATCGCCGCGAAGAGCCGTTCCCAAGCTGGGCCTACAGCACCAGCCGAAGGATTGTTCCTGGTTAACGTTGAGTATTAA
- a CDS encoding VOC family protein — protein sequence MSTGIQVALNSIGQIAVLVKDVARATEFYRDKLGMKHLFSAGNLSFFDCGGVRLMLDKPEKAEAGTSIIYFKVTEINGAYEQMKSRGVQFVDSPHLIARLPDHDLWMTFFRDSEGNLLSIMSEVRH from the coding sequence ATGTCGACTGGGATCCAAGTTGCACTCAATAGCATCGGCCAAATCGCCGTTCTGGTGAAGGACGTTGCGCGGGCGACGGAGTTTTATCGCGACAAGCTGGGAATGAAGCATCTCTTTTCTGCCGGGAATCTGTCGTTCTTCGATTGCGGCGGAGTTCGCCTGATGCTCGACAAGCCGGAGAAGGCCGAAGCCGGAACCTCAATCATTTATTTCAAGGTGACCGAAATCAATGGAGCCTACGAGCAGATGAAATCGCGTGGCGTACAGTTCGTCGACTCGCCGCATCTGATCGCCAGACTGCCCGATCACGATCTGTGGATGACATTCTTCCGCGACAGCGAAGGCAATCTGCTGAGCATCATGAGCGAAGTGCGACACTAA
- a CDS encoding MarR family transcriptional regulator, with protein sequence MPKSPKPFEVADALHSAAIHLLRRLRVQDLASGIGPAKLSALSVLVFSRRALSLAELAGAEQVKNPTMSRLVAAMERDGLVSVMASKEDARAMQIRPTRKGERLLLAGKERRVNSLAKVLQDLNESELSQLEQSIGLLRNVIRHL encoded by the coding sequence ATGCCCAAGAGCCCAAAGCCGTTTGAAGTAGCCGACGCCCTGCATTCCGCGGCCATTCACCTGCTCCGGCGATTGCGGGTCCAGGATCTGGCCAGTGGCATCGGCCCGGCGAAGCTTTCGGCCTTGTCGGTACTCGTGTTTTCCCGGCGTGCTCTCAGCCTGGCCGAACTCGCCGGCGCCGAGCAGGTGAAGAATCCCACGATGAGTCGTTTGGTGGCAGCCATGGAGCGCGATGGACTGGTAAGCGTTATGGCCTCCAAAGAAGATGCCCGTGCGATGCAGATCCGGCCTACAAGGAAAGGCGAGCGTCTGTTGCTGGCGGGAAAAGAACGGCGGGTGAATTCTTTGGCGAAGGTGCTGCAGGATTTGAACGAGTCAGAGCTGAGTCAATTGGAACAGAGCATAGGCTTATTGCGAAACGTGATTCGGCATCTTTAA
- a CDS encoding GNAT family N-acetyltransferase, translating to MNRSCRPWRDGNALAMRDHAFQIRQAVLQDSDQILACLQAAFAPYKHLYTAAAFADTVLDSLAVKTRMQRMHMLVATVGNQVIGTVSASLCDEHEGYLRGMAVLPEYQSSGVAKNLLRAIEQWLQESGCNRATLDTTLPLARAMKFYEKNGYERSGRTTDFFGMTLIEYAKDL from the coding sequence ATGAATCGCTCTTGTCGGCCTTGGCGCGATGGGAACGCCCTGGCAATGAGAGACCACGCATTCCAGATACGGCAAGCCGTTCTGCAGGATTCTGATCAGATTCTTGCATGCCTGCAGGCGGCGTTCGCGCCGTATAAACATCTGTACACTGCGGCTGCATTTGCTGACACTGTGCTCGACTCACTAGCCGTCAAAACCAGGATGCAACGGATGCACATGCTGGTGGCAACTGTCGGCAATCAAGTCATCGGAACCGTATCAGCGTCACTTTGCGACGAGCACGAAGGATATCTCCGCGGCATGGCTGTTCTGCCGGAATATCAGAGCAGCGGAGTAGCGAAGAATCTGCTCAGAGCGATCGAGCAGTGGCTCCAGGAAAGTGGCTGCAACCGGGCTACGCTCGACACCACTCTCCCGCTCGCGCGCGCGATGAAGTTCTATGAAAAGAACGGCTACGAGCGATCTGGACGTACGACGGATTTCTTTGGAATGACGTTGATTGAATACGCGAAAGACCTCTGA
- the lipB gene encoding lipoyl(octanoyl) transferase LipB has product MITVLHLGTIDYGTALNLQQSLVELRKQQRIPDVLLLLEHPPVITFGRNASQKNLLASNELLKRRGVELFESNRGGDVTFHGPGQLVGYPILDLRGFSPRLGAVEFVRRMEEALIRTCGDLSIPCGRICGLTGVWTQGTTSGQKEQIDSQTDPPWSEASANQDQKKIAAIGVHISRGITSHGFALNVTTNLDCFKLIVPCGISDRPVTSIAQELEGKRPIPTLEQVAYSVSLNFGRVFARQMLWLESLEALLHGGATNEEALAPETSPAAQGASR; this is encoded by the coding sequence GTGATCACCGTTCTCCATCTCGGCACAATCGACTACGGAACGGCGCTGAACCTCCAGCAGTCGCTAGTCGAGCTGCGTAAACAACAGCGCATTCCAGATGTCTTGCTTCTCCTGGAACATCCTCCAGTCATCACCTTCGGACGCAATGCGAGCCAGAAGAACCTGCTCGCTTCGAATGAGCTTCTGAAACGCCGCGGGGTCGAGCTCTTCGAGAGCAACCGCGGCGGAGATGTCACCTTCCACGGACCAGGACAGCTCGTCGGTTATCCCATTCTTGATCTTCGCGGATTCTCACCACGCCTAGGAGCTGTCGAATTTGTGCGTCGCATGGAAGAAGCGCTGATTCGCACCTGCGGCGACTTAAGCATTCCTTGCGGGCGCATTTGCGGACTGACTGGAGTTTGGACCCAAGGAACTACTTCTGGACAGAAAGAACAAATCGATTCCCAAACTGATCCTCCGTGGTCGGAGGCATCCGCGAATCAGGATCAGAAAAAAATTGCCGCCATCGGCGTTCATATTTCGCGCGGCATCACCAGCCACGGCTTTGCCCTGAATGTCACGACGAATCTTGATTGCTTCAAGCTGATCGTCCCCTGCGGCATCTCGGATCGCCCGGTCACTTCGATTGCGCAAGAGCTTGAGGGCAAACGGCCGATTCCCACTCTGGAACAGGTCGCATACTCGGTATCGCTCAACTTCGGACGCGTCTTCGCTCGCCAGATGCTTTGGTTGGAGTCGCTCGAGGCGCTGCTTCACGGCGGCGCGACTAATGAAGAGGCGCTCGCGCCTGAAACGTCGCCGGCCGCCCAAGGAGCCTCGCGATGA
- a CDS encoding type II toxin-antitoxin system HicB family antitoxin, translating to MHNEFTAIIERDGDWYIAYCPEIPGANGQGTTLAECRQNLAEAIALILEDRREDALKGSPPDAMRETVVIR from the coding sequence GTGCACAATGAATTCACTGCGATTATCGAGCGCGATGGAGACTGGTACATCGCGTATTGTCCCGAGATCCCCGGAGCAAACGGTCAGGGCACAACCCTTGCGGAGTGCCGCCAAAATCTGGCAGAAGCGATTGCGCTAATTCTCGAAGACCGACGCGAGGACGCGCTAAAAGGCAGTCCCCCGGATGCCATGCGTGAGACCGTCGTCATTCGATGA
- the purD gene encoding phosphoribosylamine--glycine ligase, which yields MRILVLGGGGREHALVWKLRQSPRVTEIFCAPGNAGIAHDASCIPADLHSVDELVQLAHRLEPDLTVVGPELPLTLGVVDEFERRGLAIFGPSQKAAHLEASKAFAKEFMQRVNVPSAHYAICRNTAEVQQALSLFGTPVVVKADGLAAGKGVVIAKTKEEAARIASDMLARKLVGDAGAQVVIEECLQGEELSFLVMTDGETIVPLVPSRDHKRVGDGDTGPNTGGMGAYSTDALLDATMREWIIHHIARPVVNGMRAEGVVYKGVLYIGLMMTARGPMVLEFNCRFGDPETQAVLFRLESDLVTACEAVAKGALTTDMLQWSPEPAVCIVMASGGYPGSFTTGKVIYGLDEADRVPNVKVFHAGTAHSGDQVVTAGGRVLGVTAHGPNLAAATARAYEAVEKIRFEGMQYRKDIARAARASDH from the coding sequence ATGCGGATTCTGGTTTTGGGCGGCGGCGGCCGCGAACATGCCTTAGTGTGGAAGCTGCGGCAGTCACCGCGAGTGACCGAGATTTTCTGCGCGCCGGGCAATGCCGGCATCGCTCACGACGCCTCCTGCATTCCTGCCGACCTGCACAGCGTCGACGAACTGGTCCAACTGGCACATCGCCTCGAACCGGATCTGACCGTTGTAGGTCCTGAGCTTCCGCTCACGCTAGGCGTGGTCGATGAGTTCGAGCGACGCGGTCTCGCCATCTTTGGCCCATCGCAAAAGGCCGCGCACCTGGAAGCGAGCAAAGCGTTCGCCAAGGAGTTCATGCAGCGCGTGAACGTGCCCAGCGCGCACTACGCGATCTGCCGCAATACGGCCGAAGTGCAGCAGGCGCTTTCCCTTTTTGGAACGCCGGTCGTAGTCAAAGCCGATGGCTTGGCCGCCGGCAAAGGCGTCGTGATCGCAAAGACCAAAGAAGAAGCGGCGCGCATCGCGAGCGATATGCTCGCCCGCAAGCTGGTCGGCGACGCCGGCGCACAAGTGGTGATCGAGGAGTGTCTGCAGGGAGAAGAGCTCTCGTTCCTTGTTATGACCGATGGCGAAACCATTGTGCCGTTGGTTCCTTCGCGGGATCACAAGCGCGTGGGCGATGGGGACACTGGTCCGAACACCGGCGGCATGGGCGCGTATTCCACCGATGCGCTGCTGGACGCCACCATGCGCGAGTGGATCATTCATCACATCGCGCGTCCGGTGGTGAACGGAATGCGGGCCGAGGGCGTGGTTTACAAAGGCGTCCTTTATATAGGGTTGATGATGACCGCGCGTGGTCCAATGGTGTTGGAGTTCAACTGCCGCTTTGGCGATCCCGAGACGCAGGCCGTACTTTTCCGATTGGAGAGCGACCTGGTCACCGCATGCGAAGCCGTCGCCAAAGGTGCGCTGACGACGGACATGCTGCAATGGTCGCCCGAGCCCGCGGTTTGCATCGTCATGGCTTCAGGTGGATATCCCGGCTCGTTTACAACCGGCAAAGTGATCTACGGACTCGATGAAGCGGACAGGGTTCCAAACGTGAAGGTTTTCCACGCCGGCACGGCTCATTCCGGCGATCAGGTCGTCACCGCCGGAGGACGCGTGCTCGGCGTGACCGCTCACGGTCCAAATCTCGCGGCGGCAACCGCACGCGCATATGAAGCGGTAGAGAAGATTCGCTTCGAAGGCATGCAGTATCGCAAAGACATTGCGCGAGCGGCGAGGGCGAGTGATCATTAG
- a CDS encoding VOC family protein — protein MTSTLKPGSFCWMELATTDQGAAKKFYTDLFGWTVDDMPMGPDEYYSMFKLDGKDAAAGYTLRKDQQAQGVPPHWMLYIATDNADDSARRVTELGGTVLAQPFDVMDVGRMAVVQDPTGAHFCPWEAKKNSGISAKNVDGAFCWADLNTPDIARASEFYTQLFGWKLEQSENDSSGYLHIKNGDEYIGGVPPVEFQNPNAPPHWLLYFESSNCDASVDTAKRNGAQVFHGPTTMEGVGRFAIIADPQGAVFSVFQSARKSNVTSMTA, from the coding sequence ATGACAAGCACACTCAAACCCGGGTCCTTCTGTTGGATGGAACTGGCTACGACCGACCAGGGCGCGGCTAAAAAGTTCTATACCGACCTGTTTGGCTGGACCGTTGACGATATGCCGATGGGTCCAGACGAGTACTACTCGATGTTCAAACTCGACGGCAAAGATGCCGCCGCGGGCTACACGCTACGCAAAGATCAGCAGGCGCAGGGAGTGCCTCCGCACTGGATGTTGTACATCGCGACCGACAATGCGGATGACTCCGCACGGCGGGTGACGGAACTCGGTGGAACGGTTCTCGCTCAGCCGTTCGATGTGATGGACGTCGGCCGCATGGCGGTCGTACAGGACCCAACCGGCGCGCACTTCTGCCCGTGGGAGGCGAAGAAAAACTCGGGAATTAGCGCGAAGAACGTTGACGGAGCTTTCTGCTGGGCCGACCTCAACACGCCCGACATCGCTCGTGCCAGCGAGTTCTACACCCAGCTCTTCGGCTGGAAGCTGGAGCAGAGCGAGAATGATTCCTCCGGCTATCTCCATATCAAGAACGGCGACGAGTACATCGGCGGCGTTCCGCCTGTCGAATTTCAAAATCCCAATGCTCCACCGCACTGGCTGCTTTACTTCGAGAGCTCCAACTGCGATGCGAGCGTTGACACGGCCAAACGCAACGGAGCGCAAGTGTTCCACGGTCCAACGACAATGGAAGGCGTAGGACGCTTCGCCATCATCGCCGATCCGCAGGGCGCGGTGTTCTCAGTATTCCAGAGCGCGCGCAAGTCCAACGTCACGTCGATGACTGCGTAG
- the lexA gene encoding transcriptional repressor LexA: MALTKRQRQIYDFLANFVATKGYSPSFEEIGSGMGLRSLATVHKHITNLERKGLLKRDYNRSRSIDLLPVKGIPRARPKPAEMLRLPLVGRIAAGRPVETYENPETIALEDITRSKEVFVLEVRGDSMQDEHIVDGDYVMVEKAKNARDGEIVVALVDGSETTLKRFYREGPKVRLQPANATMAPIMVAANAVQIQGRVIGVLRKY; this comes from the coding sequence ATGGCTCTCACCAAACGTCAGCGACAGATCTACGATTTCCTTGCCAACTTTGTAGCCACTAAAGGCTACTCGCCTTCCTTCGAGGAGATCGGTTCGGGCATGGGCCTGCGCTCGCTTGCGACCGTGCACAAGCACATCACCAATCTCGAGCGTAAAGGCCTGCTCAAGCGCGACTACAACCGCAGCCGCTCGATCGATCTGCTGCCGGTGAAAGGGATTCCGCGCGCGCGTCCGAAGCCGGCCGAGATGCTGCGCCTGCCTCTGGTGGGACGCATCGCCGCCGGTCGTCCGGTAGAAACCTACGAGAATCCGGAGACGATTGCTCTCGAAGACATCACGCGATCGAAGGAAGTTTTCGTGCTCGAAGTCCGTGGCGACTCGATGCAGGACGAGCACATCGTTGACGGCGATTACGTGATGGTCGAGAAAGCCAAGAACGCGCGCGATGGCGAGATCGTTGTCGCTCTTGTTGATGGCAGCGAGACAACGCTGAAGCGCTTTTATCGCGAAGGCCCGAAAGTGCGCCTGCAGCCGGCGAATGCGACGATGGCGCCGATCATGGTCGCAGCAAACGCGGTGCAGATTCAGGGAAGAGTGATTGGAGTGTTGAGGAAGTATTAG